GTTATGCGGTATTAGCTACCGTTTCCAGTAGTTATCCCCCTCCATCAGGCAGTTTCCCAGACATTACTCACCCGTCCGCCGCTCGTCACCCAAGGAGCAAGCTCCTCTGTGCTACCGCTCGACTTGCATGTGTTAGGCCTGCCGCCAGCGTTCAATCTGAGCCATGATCAAACTCTTCAATTTAAGATTTGTTTGATTTGCTGAACTCGTCAGCGATGCTCAAAGAATTAGTCACTGTTTATTCGTAATGAATTTACTGTTGTTCACTCTTCAAGACTTTTTATATCGTCAAGATACGGTCTTGTGAGTGCCCACACAGATTGTCTGATTAAATTGTTAAAGAGCGTTGCGTTGCGGCCTTAACCACTTCGCGAGGTGGCGTATGCTACACTTATCACCTGCAGAGTCAACGTTTATTTTAAAGCGTTTTCTCTTTCTTTATCGACCCGGTTGTGTGTTCACAGCGCCGTGTCGATGGAGGCGCATTATAGGGAGCCAATTCAGAAGCGCAAGCAAATCTCGTAAAGTTTTTTCCGTTTGCGCATCTTTCATTCGTTCCGCTGGTTAAGTGCGCGTTTTTATCCATTTTGGCAGGTCTGCGAGGCTTTCCAACACGCTATCAGCCAGCGTTTCGCCTTGTTCAGTAACAGGTTTGCCCGTGCGAACTAGCAGTTTGGTTCCTACCCCTGCACCAATTGCAGCCTGCATATCTTCTAATTTGTCACCCACCATATAAGACGCCGCCATATCAATGTGCAGATCGCGCTGTGCAGAAAGGAACATGCCTGGCTCAGGTTTACGACAATCACAAGTCTGGCGGTATTCATCTTCTCCTGCTTCAGGGTGATGCGGACAAAAGTAGATGCCATCCAGATCAACACCGCGATCTGCCAGCGACCAGTCCATCCACTCCGTCAGTTGCATAAACTGATCTTCTGTAAACTTGCCGCGGGCGATGCCGGACTGATTGGTCACAACAACTAGCACGAACCCCATGCTTTTCAACTCACGCATGGCATCAATGACGCCATCAATAAATTGAAAATGGTCAATGTCATGAACATAACCGTGATCGACATTGATCGTGCCGTCACGATCAAGAAAAATTGCTGGAACGCTTTGTGCCACTGACTTTGCTCCTGAATGGCCTAAATTACGCGGTAGTATCGCATGTTTTCACCCATAGGGAGAATGCAGAGCCGTGACAATCCAGATTGACTTAGACGTCTAGACGCCCTAACATCCATTTCATATTCTGTTAATACAGAAACTGATTTATCCAGCCATAGGCACTCACGATAAAAAATATGATTGAACTTTCTAATATTACTAAGGTTTTTCAGCAAAACGGGCGGACCATTACCGCACTTGCTGATGTCAGCCTTCATGTTCCTACCGGGCAAATCTATGGTGTCATCGGCGCATCAGGCGCAGGTAAAAGTACACTCATCCGCTGCGTCAATTTATTGGAGCGCCCGACAGAAGGGAAAGTGCTGGTAGATGGACAAGAGCTGACCCAACTGTCAGATAGCCAGTTGACGCGCGCGCGCCGTCAAATCGGCATGATTTTTCAGCACTTCAATTTGCTCTCTTCGCGCACCGTTTTTGGCAACATTGCGCTCCCTTTGGAATTAGATAACACGCCAAAAGCTGAGATTACCCAACGGGTCAATGAATTGTTGGATCTGGTTGGGCTGGCGGATAAGCACGACGTGTATCCCGCCAATCTATCCGGCGGACAAAAGCAGCGCGTCGCCATTGCCCGTGCGTTGGCCAGCAATCCCAAAGTTTTGCTGTGTGACGAAGCAACCAGCGCGTTGGATCCTGCAACCACCCGATCAATTCTTGAATTATTGAAAGATATCAATCGCCGTCTCGGGCTGACCATTCTTCTTATTACACATGAAATGGATGTGGTGAAACGCATTTGCGATCAGGTTGCGGTGATCAGCGACGGACGACTCATCGAACAGGACACGGTCAGCGAAGTCTTTTCACATCCGAAAACACCACTGGCACAGAAGTTCATTCAGTCAACGCTACACCTGGACATCCCTGACGATTACCTTACCCGTCTGTCCCCCGACTCTCGCCCGGATACCACGCCGTTATTACGGATGGAATTTACCGGCAAATCGGTAGATGCCCCGCTGCTCTCCGAGGTTGCTCGACGCTTTAACGTCAACAACAACATTATCAGTGCCCAGATGGATTATGCCGGTGGCGTCAAGTTCGGCATCATGCTGGCAGAAATGCACGGCAACGATGCGGATATCAAAGCCGCAATCCAATTCCTGCAGGAAAGTCACGTTACAATTGAGGTTCTGGGTTATGTCTGAAGCAATGATGTGGTTAATGGCTAAGGGAATATGGGAAACCGTCGCAATGACGTTCGTTTCTGGTTTCTTTGGCTTTGTGCTTGGTTTACCCGTGGGAGTCTTATTGTATACCACGCGTCCAGGGCAGATTATCGCCAATCCAAAGCTCTACCGGACCGTTTCTGCACTGGTAAATATTTTCCGCTCGATTCCATTCATTATTCTGCTGGTATGGATGATTCCTTTCACTCGCATGATTGTTGGAACCTCCATTGGCCTGCAAGCGGCGATCGTTCCTCTCACCGTCGGTGCCGCACCGTTTATTGCCCGCATGGTGGAAAACGCGCTGCTTGAAATTCCAACCGGCCTGATTGAAGCTGCCCGTGCAATGGGCGCAACGCCGATGCAAATCGTCAGAAAGATACTCCTGCCAGAAGCATTACCAGGCCTTATTAATGCCGCAACCATCACGCTAATCACGCTCGTAGGCTATTCTGCTATGGGTGGAGCCGTGGGCGCAGGCGGCTTAGGTCAAATTGGTTATCAGTATGGTTATATTGGTTATAACGCGACGGTCATGAATACGGTATTAATATTACTGGTTGTTTTGGTGTACCTGATTCAATTCTGCGGCGACAGAGCAGTAAAAGCTGTCACACACAAGTAATCACCACAATACGCATTTGCCTGAAGGCATTTGCCAAGAGAATAGTTAATTAGGGGTAAGGATATGGCGATTAAACTGAAATCTATTGCGACCATTGGTGCACTTATTGGTGCTCTGGCGCTAGCGGGATGTGGTCAGGAAGAAAAGAATCCTAATCACATTAAAGTCGGTGTTATTGTTGGCGCAGAACAGCAGGTTGCGGAAGTCGCGCAGAAAGTGGCAAAAGACAAATACGGTCTGGACGTTGAATTAGTCACATTTAATGACTACGTGTTGCCAAATGAAGCCCTGAGCAAAGGCGACATCGATCTGAATGCCTTCCAGCACAAGCCTTATCTGGATCAGCAGATTAAAGATCGTGGCTACAAACTGGTTTCTGTCGGCAACAGCTTTGTCTACCCAATTGCGGGTTACTCCAAAAAAATCAAATCGCTGAATGAACTGCAAGATGGCGCTCAGGTTGCACTGCCAAACGACCCGACCAACCTAGGCCGCTCTCTGCTGCTGCTGCAAAAAGTCGGCTTGATTAAACTGAAAGACAACGTTGGTCTGTTGCCAACCGTACTGGACGTGACCGAGAACCCGAAAAATATCAAACTGGTTGAACTGGAAGCACCTCAGTTGCCGCGTTCTTTAGATGACGCGCAAATTGCACTGGCTGTCATCAATACCACTTACGCTAGCCAGATTAACCTGACGCCAACTAAAGATGGCCTGTTTGTTGAAGAGAAAGACTCTCCGTATGTAAACCTGTTGGTTTCACGCGAAGACAACAAAGACGCTGAAAACGTGAAGAAATTCGTTCAGGCCTACCAGTCTGATGAAGTAAACGACGCGGCAAATAAAATCTTTAATGGCGGCGCGGTAAAAGGCTGGTAATCCAGACCTAACGCGTTTAATTAAAAGATATTGTTAAGACGGGCTACGGCCCGTCTTGTTATTTATGCAATTGCTTGCTTCAATACTCGCTCTTTGAGAAAAAGCAGAGGAATCCTTAATGCGTGCTGTTCCCTTTATATTGTTGGCAATGTCGCTGACAGGCTGTTCTTTATTTCAGAAGCCACCGGCACCTGCTCCTCAACCAGTTATTGAAACCAAAACCGCAGAACCCGCGCCTAAACCGAAGCCAGTCGCTCGACCGACGCCCGCAGTGCTATATAAAAGTGCAGAAGAGTTAGTCGGTAAGCCTTTCCGCGACATGGGTGAAGTGTCAGGCTCCTCATGCCAGGTCAGCGCTCAGGATTCCCCTCCTAATGCGGCAAATGCGCGTAAAAGAATGCAAAACCGCGCCACTGCCATGAAAGCCAATGCAGTTTTGCTGCATGAATGCCAAACCGTCAGTGGTGTAGCGGGTTGCTACAGTCAGGTCGTTTGCCAAGGCACTGCGCTGAAAGTCTCTGCACAATGAGTCAGTTTGTTTTCAATCAGATCGGGATTATCCGCTCACCGTATAAAGAAAAATTTGCCATTCCGCGGCAGCCGGGTCTGATTGAAGATGGAGGAGGAGAACTTCAGCTATTACCGCCATATAACCAAGCGGAGTGCGTGCGAGGGCTGGAAGATTTCAGTCACATATGGGTAGTCTTCATCTTTCATCAAACGATGGAAGGCGGCTGGCGTCCGACCGTTCGGCCACCTCGTCTGGGAGGAAACACACGGACAGGCGTTTTCGCTACGCGTTCGACTTTCCGCCCTAACCCCGTTGGCATGTCGCTGGTTGAATTAAAAGAGATTCGGGTAAAAGGCGATGCGATTACGCTCGAATTAGGCAGCCTTGATCTGGTCGATGGCACGCCGGTCATCGATATCAAACCTTACTTGCCATTTGCCGAAAGCCATCCTCAGGCACGAGCGGGTTTTGCCCAAATGGCTCCCGATGCGGCAATGCCGGTGATTTTTTCGCCCCTTGCGGAAAACCAGATAGCCCAGCATCAAAAGAAATATCCCAACTTAAAGCGCTTTATCTCACAGGTATTAGCGCAAGATCCACGCCCGGCCTACCGCAAAGGTGAAAGCACCACGCGGGAATACGCCGTTTTACTGCTGGAATTCAATGTGCGCTGGCGCGTCTGTGGAGAACAAACCGAAGTGCTAAGCCTCGCCCCGTCAAACGCGTGTTAATACATTAACCACAGCAATATATTCTAAAATTGTTCCTGCTCTCTTTTGACGTGCCGTTTGCGCTGGTAAACTAAGCCACTTTTTATGTGCTTTCGGCTGCGCGGCAGCCCTATGCTATTTGTCGTTCTAACGGAACTAAAACCCCATGCGTACTAGCCAATACATGCTCTCCACACTCAAGGAGACGCCAGCCGATGCAGAAGTCATCAGCCATCAGTTGATGCTCCGGGCAGGAATGATTCGTAAACTAGCCTCCGGCCTTTACACCTGGTTGCCGACAGGTTTACGTGTTTTGAGAAAAGTTGAAAACATCGTGCGCGAAGAGATGAATAACGCAGGCGCGATTGAAGTGTCCATGCCCGTTGTTCAGCCTGCCGATTTATGGGTAGAAAGTGGACGTTGGGATCAATATGGCCCAGAGCTGTTGCGTTTTGTCGATCGTGGCGAGCGCCCTTTCGTACTCGGCCCGACACATGAAGAAGTCATTACCGACCTTATTCGTAATGAAATCAGCTCTTATAAGCAGTTGCCGCTCAATTTCTTCCAGATTCAAACCAAATTCCGCGATGAAGTTCGTCCGCGTTTTGGTGTAATGCGCTCACGTGAATTCCTGATGAAAGATGCCTACTCTTTCCATACTTCACAGGAATCATTGCAGGTCACTTACGACGCGATGTACGCCGCCTACAGCCAGATTTTCAGCCGTATGGATCTGGATTTCAGAGCCGTTCAGGCAGATACCGGTTCTATTGGTGGCAATGCATCCCATGAATTTCAGGTACTGGCGACCAGCGGTGAAGACGATATCGTTTTCTCAACGGAATCCGACTACGCGGCAAACATTGAACTGGCAGAAGCGGTTGCGCCGAAGTTAGGCCGCGCCGAAGCGACGGAAGAGCTGCGTCTGGTTGATACGCCAAACGCCAAGACCATCGCCGAGCTGGTTGAGCAGTTTAAGCTGCCGGTAGAAAAAACCGTGAAAACGCTGCTGGTTAAAGCAACAGAAGAAAGCGGCCATAAACTGGTTGCTCTGCTGGTTCGCGGCGATCACGAACTGAACGAAATCAAAGCTGAGAAAATTGCTCAGGTAGCCAGCCCGTTGACATTCGCAACGGAAGAAGAAATTCGCGCTACCATCGGCGCGGGCCCAGGTTCACTGGGTCCGGTCAAGCTGTCGATTCCAGTCGTTGTCGATCGCTCTGTTGCAGCCATGAGCGACTTCAGCGCTGGCGCGAACATTGATGGCAAACACTATTTTGGCATCAACTGGGAGCGTGACGTTGCGCTGCCGCAGGTTGCAGATATCCGTAACGTGGTTGAAGGCGATATCAGTCCAGACGGTAAAGGCACACTGCAAATTAAACGCGGTATCGAAGTGGGCCATATTTTCCAACTGGGCAGCAAATATTCTGAAGCGCTGAAAGCCACGGTTCAAGGTGAAGATGGCCGTAACCAGACGCTGACGATGGGTTGCTACGGTATTGGTGTCACGCGCGTTGTCGCTGCGGCGATTGAGCAGAATCATGACGAACGCGGCATCATTTGGCCAGACGCGATTGCCCCTTTCCACGTTGCTATTCTGCCGATGAACATGCACAAATCTTTCCGCGTGAAGGAAGTCGCTGAGGATATCTATCAGCAGTTGCGCGCTAAGGGCATTGAAGTTCTGCTTGATGACCGCAAAGAGCGTCCAGGCGTGATGTTCGCCGATATGGAACTGATTGGCGTACCGCACACCATCGTTATTGGCGATCGCAATCTGGATAGTGAAGAGATTGAATATAAGCACCGCCGGGTTGGTGAAAAGCAGATGATTAAAACCAGCGAAATCGTCGATTTCCTGCTGGCAAATATCGTCCGCTAATCGCTGCCGAACCGCCCTTTCACAGGAAAGGGCGAATGCAGACATAAAAAAATGGTGGGTTTCCCCACCATTTTTTATTTCAAGGCTTCAGTAACTTAGCGTGCATTATTCACGAAACAGTTCTTCAATGCTCAACCCCTGAACCTGCAAAATTTCCCGCAGGCGGCGCAAGCCTTCAACCTGAATCTGACGAACACGCTCACGCGTTAAGCCTATTTCACGACCGACATCTTCCAGCGTAGCCGCTTCATACCCTAGCAGGCCGAAACGACGCGCCAACACCTCACGCTGCTTGGCGTTAAGCTCAAACAGCCATTTAACGATATTCTGTTTCATATCGTTATCCTGAGTGGTGTCTTCAGGTCCGTTGTCTTTTTCGTCTGCCAGAATATCCAGCAGCGCTTTTTCCGAATCACCGCCCAGCGGGGTATCGACGGAAGTAATACGTTCATTCAGACGCAGCATGCGGTTGACGTCGTCAACGGGCTTATCGAGCTGTTCGGCAATTTCTTCCGCACTCGGCTCGTGATCCAGTTTGTGAGACAGTTCGCGCGCGGTGCGCAGATAAACGTTGAGTTCTTTGACGATGTGAATCGGCAAGCGAATGGTACGGGTTTGATTCATGATCGCCCGTTCTATCGTCTGTCGAATCCACCAGGTTGCGTAGGTTGAAAAACGGAATCCTCTTTCTGGATCGAATTTTTCAACCGCACGGATCAGGCCGAGGTTACCCTCTTCAATCAGATCCAGCAGCGCCAGACCACGATTGTTGTAACGGCGGGCAATTTTCACCACCAACCGCAGATTACTCTCAATCATCCGGCGGCGCGATGGGACATCACCACGCAACGCACGCCG
The genomic region above belongs to Pectobacterium colocasium and contains:
- the rpoS gene encoding RNA polymerase sigma factor RpoS — encoded protein: MSQSTLKVNELHEDTDFDENGLDVFDDKALVEEDTNDNDSAEDELLSQGVPQRVLDATQLYLGEIGYSPLLTAEEEVYFARRALRGDVPSRRRMIESNLRLVVKIARRYNNRGLALLDLIEEGNLGLIRAVEKFDPERGFRFSTYATWWIRQTIERAIMNQTRTIRLPIHIVKELNVYLRTARELSHKLDHEPSAEEIAEQLDKPVDDVNRMLRLNERITSVDTPLGGDSEKALLDILADEKDNGPEDTTQDNDMKQNIVKWLFELNAKQREVLARRFGLLGYEAATLEDVGREIGLTRERVRQIQVEGLRRLREILQVQGLSIEELFRE
- the rcsF gene encoding Rcs stress response system protein RcsF, which encodes MRAVPFILLAMSLTGCSLFQKPPAPAPQPVIETKTAEPAPKPKPVARPTPAVLYKSAEELVGKPFRDMGEVSGSSCQVSAQDSPPNAANARKRMQNRATAMKANAVLLHECQTVSGVAGCYSQVVCQGTALKVSAQ
- the tsaA gene encoding tRNA (N6-threonylcarbamoyladenosine(37)-N6)-methyltransferase TrmO, whose product is MSQFVFNQIGIIRSPYKEKFAIPRQPGLIEDGGGELQLLPPYNQAECVRGLEDFSHIWVVFIFHQTMEGGWRPTVRPPRLGGNTRTGVFATRSTFRPNPVGMSLVELKEIRVKGDAITLELGSLDLVDGTPVIDIKPYLPFAESHPQARAGFAQMAPDAAMPVIFSPLAENQIAQHQKKYPNLKRFISQVLAQDPRPAYRKGESTTREYAVLLLEFNVRWRVCGEQTEVLSLAPSNAC
- a CDS encoding methionine ABC transporter permease MetI, yielding MSEAMMWLMAKGIWETVAMTFVSGFFGFVLGLPVGVLLYTTRPGQIIANPKLYRTVSALVNIFRSIPFIILLVWMIPFTRMIVGTSIGLQAAIVPLTVGAAPFIARMVENALLEIPTGLIEAARAMGATPMQIVRKILLPEALPGLINAATITLITLVGYSAMGGAVGAGGLGQIGYQYGYIGYNATVMNTVLILLVVLVYLIQFCGDRAVKAVTHK
- the gmhB gene encoding D-glycero-beta-D-manno-heptose 1,7-bisphosphate 7-phosphatase, which gives rise to MAQSVPAIFLDRDGTINVDHGYVHDIDHFQFIDGVIDAMRELKSMGFVLVVVTNQSGIARGKFTEDQFMQLTEWMDWSLADRGVDLDGIYFCPHHPEAGEDEYRQTCDCRKPEPGMFLSAQRDLHIDMAASYMVGDKLEDMQAAIGAGVGTKLLVRTGKPVTEQGETLADSVLESLADLPKWIKTRT
- a CDS encoding MetQ/NlpA family lipoprotein; its protein translation is MAIKLKSIATIGALIGALALAGCGQEEKNPNHIKVGVIVGAEQQVAEVAQKVAKDKYGLDVELVTFNDYVLPNEALSKGDIDLNAFQHKPYLDQQIKDRGYKLVSVGNSFVYPIAGYSKKIKSLNELQDGAQVALPNDPTNLGRSLLLLQKVGLIKLKDNVGLLPTVLDVTENPKNIKLVELEAPQLPRSLDDAQIALAVINTTYASQINLTPTKDGLFVEEKDSPYVNLLVSREDNKDAENVKKFVQAYQSDEVNDAANKIFNGGAVKGW
- the proS gene encoding proline--tRNA ligase codes for the protein MRTSQYMLSTLKETPADAEVISHQLMLRAGMIRKLASGLYTWLPTGLRVLRKVENIVREEMNNAGAIEVSMPVVQPADLWVESGRWDQYGPELLRFVDRGERPFVLGPTHEEVITDLIRNEISSYKQLPLNFFQIQTKFRDEVRPRFGVMRSREFLMKDAYSFHTSQESLQVTYDAMYAAYSQIFSRMDLDFRAVQADTGSIGGNASHEFQVLATSGEDDIVFSTESDYAANIELAEAVAPKLGRAEATEELRLVDTPNAKTIAELVEQFKLPVEKTVKTLLVKATEESGHKLVALLVRGDHELNEIKAEKIAQVASPLTFATEEEIRATIGAGPGSLGPVKLSIPVVVDRSVAAMSDFSAGANIDGKHYFGINWERDVALPQVADIRNVVEGDISPDGKGTLQIKRGIEVGHIFQLGSKYSEALKATVQGEDGRNQTLTMGCYGIGVTRVVAAAIEQNHDERGIIWPDAIAPFHVAILPMNMHKSFRVKEVAEDIYQQLRAKGIEVLLDDRKERPGVMFADMELIGVPHTIVIGDRNLDSEEIEYKHRRVGEKQMIKTSEIVDFLLANIVR
- the metN gene encoding methionine ABC transporter ATP-binding protein MetN, whose protein sequence is MIELSNITKVFQQNGRTITALADVSLHVPTGQIYGVIGASGAGKSTLIRCVNLLERPTEGKVLVDGQELTQLSDSQLTRARRQIGMIFQHFNLLSSRTVFGNIALPLELDNTPKAEITQRVNELLDLVGLADKHDVYPANLSGGQKQRVAIARALASNPKVLLCDEATSALDPATTRSILELLKDINRRLGLTILLITHEMDVVKRICDQVAVISDGRLIEQDTVSEVFSHPKTPLAQKFIQSTLHLDIPDDYLTRLSPDSRPDTTPLLRMEFTGKSVDAPLLSEVARRFNVNNNIISAQMDYAGGVKFGIMLAEMHGNDADIKAAIQFLQESHVTIEVLGYV